In Candidatus Edwardsbacteria bacterium, the sequence TCCCCGTTCAATGGCAGTAATCCGGCAAAGACAAAAGAATTCCAAACTGCCAGAATAAATATCAGCGATATGATGTTTCTGCTAAATTTCAATTCGTCTTTCTTGAATATTTATTGACTCAGTTCTTCGGCGATCTTCTCCAGGCGGCCTCTTTTGTCAACATCCAGCCATTCCGCCTGGGTCATCCCGCGGAACCAGGTCATCTGCCTTTTGGCATAGCGCCTGGTATTCTGTTTGATGAGGCTGGCCGCAGTATTCCGGTCCATTACTCCATTGATAAAAGCTATGGCTTCTTTATATCCCACCGTATTAAGCGAGTTGCTATCCGGAGAATAACCCATCTTAAGTACTTTGGCTGTTTCCTCGAACAGCCCCTGTGTTATCATCTGATCCACCCTGGCCTCTATCCGGCGGTAGAGCGAATCGCGCTCCCGGTTGAGCACCACCAGCCGGTAGCGGCGCTTATCCTTGATCCGATCCTTCTTCTGCCACTGCGACATTTTTATGCCGGAGAGCTTGAATACCTCGATGGCCCTGATCGTCCGGACGGCATCGTTGGGTTTCAATCTTTGGGCGGATTCGGGATCGATCTCTTTAAGCATTTCATATAATGCTCCCTTGCCTTTGGCCGCCAGAAGCGAATCCAATTCCCGTCGGACATTCTCATCGGCCGAAGGGATCTGTGACAGGCCCTCGATAAGGGCCTTTAGATACAAGCCGGAGCCCCCGGCAATGACATACCTTTTACCCTGTTCATCAAGCCGGTCCATTACGGCCCGGGCA encodes:
- the miaA gene encoding tRNA (adenosine(37)-N6)-dimethylallyltransferase MiaA, which encodes MRPVMVIAGPTAVGKTRVALDLAEKMGAEIISADSRQVYKYLDIGTAKPSKSERQKAKHHLIDFLEPDAIYSAARFAVDARAVMDRLDEQGKRYVIAGGSGLYLKALIEGLSQIPSADENVRRELDSLLAAKGKGALYEMLKEIDPESAQRLKPNDAVRTIRAIEVFKLSGIKMSQWQKKDRIKDKRRYRLVVLNRERDSLYRRIEARVDQMITQGLFEETAKVLKMGYSPDSNSLNTVGYKEAIAFINGVMDRNTAASLIKQNTRRYAKRQMTWFRGMTQAEWLDVDKRGRLEKIAEELSQ